A stretch of Zymoseptoria tritici IPO323 chromosome 1, whole genome shotgun sequence DNA encodes these proteins:
- the MgSlt2 gene encoding mitogen-activated protein kinase (Mitogen-activated protein kinase; Cell wall integrity MAP kinase) yields MGDLQGRKVFKVFNQDFIVDERYTVTKELGQGAYGIVCAATNNQTGEGVAIKKVTNVFSKKILAKRALREIKLLQHFRGHRNITCLYDMDIPRPDNFNETYLYEELMECDLAAIIRSGQPLTDAHFQSFIYQILCGLKYIHSANVLHRDLKPGNLLVNADCELKICDFGLARGFSVDPEENAGYMTEYVATRWYRAPEIMLSFQSYTKASDVWSVGCILAELLGSKPFFKGRDYVDQLNQILHYLGTPSESTLARIGSPRAQEYVRNLPYMQKIPFHTLFRNANPDALDLLDRMLAFDPSQRIDVDEALEHRYLSIWHDASDEPNCPTTFDFGFEVVEEVPEMRQMILQEVRQFRQSVRAPQQQQYSQGHQQGQQVPIPDGYDRTHEDPRPQEMGSTDPYGLERELHDGLDAMR; encoded by the exons ATGGGTGACCTACAAGGCCGCAAGGTCTTCAAGGTGTTCAACCAGGACTTCATCGTGGACGAGCGGTACACTGTGACAAAAGAGCTGGGGCAGGGCGCGTACGGCATTGTGTGTGCTGCGACGAACAATCAGACGGGCGAAGGTGTGGCCATCAAGAAGGTCACCAATGTCTTCAGCAAAAAGATCCTGGCCAAGCGGGCATTGAGAGAGATCAAGCTGCTGCAACATTTCCGAGGGCACCGAAACATCACTTGTTTGTATGACATGGACATTCCGAGACCGGACAACTTCAACGAGACGTACTTGTACGAAG AGCTCATGGAGTGCGATCTGGCAGCGATCATCCGATCAGGACAGCCTCTGACTGACGCTCACTTCCAATCTTTCATCTACCAGATTCTTTGCGGTCTCAAGTACATTCACAGCGCGAATGTGCTCCACCGTGATTTGAAGCCGGGCAATTTGCTGGTCAATGCCGACTGCGAGCTGAAGATTTGCGATTTTGGTCTGGCAAGAGGCTTCAGCGTAGACCCAGAGGAGAACGCAGGATACATGACCGAGTATGTTGCTACGAGATGGTACAGAGCGCCTGAGATCATGCTTAGTTTCCAGAGCTACACAAAAGCTAGT GACGTCTGGTCCGTTGGATGCATTCTTGCCGAATTGTTGGGCAGCAAGCCTTTCTTCAAGGGCCGTGACTATGTCGACCAGCTGAACCAGATTCTTCACTACCTCGGAACACCGTCTGAGTCCACATTGGCCCGCATCGGATCTCCTCGTGCACAGGAATACGTTCGCAACCTGCCGTACATGCAGAAGATTCCCTTCCACACTCTGTTCCGCAATGCCAATCCGGATGCCTTGGATCTGCTCGACCGCATGTTGGCCTTCGACCCAAGCCAACGTATCGACGTGGATGAAGCTCTCGAGCACCGCTATCTCTCCATCTGGCACGACGCCTCGGACGAGCCAAACTGCCCGACTACATTCGACTTTGGCTTCgaggttgtggaggaggttCCGGAAATGCGCCAAATGATTTTGCAAGAAGTCAGACAGTTCCGTCAATCCGTACGAGCGCCGCAACAGCAACAATACTCACAAGGGCATCAACAGGGTCAACAGGTGCCGATACCTGATGGCTACGATCGCACGCACGAGGATCCCAGACCGCAGGAGATGGGAAGCACGGATCCTTATGGCTTGGAAAGGGAGCTTCACGACGGCTTGGACGCCATGCGATAG